A section of the Paenibacillus odorifer genome encodes:
- a CDS encoding NUDIX hydrolase: MAWPTHIVAVGGIAINEEGDILLVKTHHGGWVFPGGQVEVGENLIDALIREIKEESGIDVVVSQLIGVYSNTGMHKWYDGETDVPTKVMLDFICKPVGGELSTSEETSEVMWVAKEKVLDLISAAAIRTRYQAYLDFDGNTRYMDYVTGGAFEVKLDRTV; encoded by the coding sequence ATGGCTTGGCCAACACATATTGTAGCGGTGGGTGGAATTGCAATAAATGAAGAGGGAGATATTCTTTTAGTAAAAACACATCATGGTGGGTGGGTATTTCCTGGAGGACAAGTGGAAGTTGGAGAAAACCTAATAGATGCACTAATTCGCGAGATTAAAGAGGAAAGTGGAATCGATGTCGTTGTTTCTCAATTGATTGGCGTGTATTCGAATACAGGTATGCATAAATGGTATGACGGTGAGACGGATGTTCCTACCAAGGTGATGTTAGACTTTATCTGCAAGCCTGTGGGTGGAGAATTAAGTACTTCGGAGGAAACATCTGAAGTGATGTGGGTAGCCAAGGAGAAGGTGCTGGATCTGATTTCTGCAGCGGCTATTCGTACCCGCTATCAAGCTTATTTGGATTTCGATGGAAATACTAGGTACATGGATTATGTAACTGGAGGTGCGTTTGAAGTTAAATTGGATCGGACGGTGTAA
- a CDS encoding LysR family transcriptional regulator, translating to MNLHALRLFHVIASTGSVTRASEILNISQPAITAQIKKFEKELSFTLFKPQGRGIALTDAGEELTLLAKRLFAVEQQIEQFTQDYVNGTNGSIRLAATYLPAHFLIPTWIAKFKQQYEQVEMMITTTNSSDALKQLLNVDVDIAIYGGIAEAYPDTIQTEELFQDELWFVVAPDHRYANQQVSLSEMMKEPFVMREEGSSTRERLLSLCRTYNTPAPIISLQFNGLHEAIKAVIAGYGANFVSSLVVRKYVERGELCRVYVEGIHLKNTIAICTRKNEPLSAAAVNLIEMIRHNPYTI from the coding sequence ATGAACCTACATGCCTTACGCTTATTCCATGTAATCGCATCGACAGGCAGTGTGACACGCGCTTCAGAAATTTTAAATATAAGTCAGCCTGCCATCACTGCGCAGATTAAGAAGTTCGAAAAAGAACTGTCCTTTACCCTATTTAAACCTCAAGGCAGAGGAATCGCTTTAACGGATGCTGGGGAAGAGCTTACTCTACTCGCCAAGCGACTGTTCGCCGTAGAACAACAAATTGAGCAATTCACTCAAGATTATGTTAACGGCACTAACGGAAGTATCCGTCTAGCCGCAACGTATTTGCCTGCTCACTTTCTCATTCCTACCTGGATTGCAAAGTTTAAGCAACAATATGAACAAGTGGAGATGATGATCACCACTACCAACTCAAGTGATGCCCTCAAGCAGCTGTTAAATGTAGACGTGGATATAGCTATTTATGGAGGAATCGCCGAGGCTTATCCAGATACAATCCAGACAGAAGAGTTATTTCAGGACGAGTTATGGTTTGTAGTCGCACCCGATCATCGTTATGCCAATCAGCAAGTTTCTCTATCCGAAATGATGAAGGAACCCTTTGTTATGCGTGAAGAAGGAAGTTCAACGCGGGAGCGATTATTATCTTTATGCCGCACATACAACACACCCGCTCCTATCATCTCTTTGCAATTTAATGGACTACATGAAGCCATCAAAGCCGTTATCGCCGGATATGGCGCAAACTTCGTTTCTTCATTAGTCGTACGCAAATATGTAGAGCGTGGAGAATTGTGCCGAGTATATGTAGAAGGAATCCATCTGAAGAATACCATTGCGATCTGTACACGTAAAAATGAGCCCTTATCAGCAGCCGCAGTGAATTTAATTGAGATGATTCGTCACAATCCTTATACGATATAG
- a CDS encoding O-methyltransferase, producing MNQTTTWDKVDQYITERLIPQDSVLEEVLVTNQQAGLPPFDVSPSQGKFLNLLVQMKGARRILEIGTLGGYSTIWMARALPSDGQIVTLELDPIHAQVAKANLSLAEVDHLVELRVGDALEQLSQMKQEGVEPFDFIFIDADKPNNPNYLKWALQFSQPGSVILGDNVIREGEVINENSEDARVVGVREFYDLLAEESRISATAIQTVGSKGYDGFVLGVVNS from the coding sequence ATGAATCAAACGACTACTTGGGATAAAGTCGATCAGTATATTACAGAGCGCCTGATTCCACAGGACTCTGTGTTGGAAGAAGTGTTGGTCACCAATCAACAGGCAGGGCTGCCGCCCTTTGATGTTTCGCCTAGTCAGGGGAAATTCCTGAATCTACTGGTGCAAATGAAAGGTGCACGCCGGATTTTGGAGATTGGCACCTTGGGCGGGTACAGTACGATTTGGATGGCAAGAGCCCTGCCGTCTGACGGACAGATAGTTACTTTGGAGCTGGATCCCATTCATGCGCAGGTAGCTAAAGCTAATCTTTCGCTTGCCGAGGTGGATCATCTGGTAGAGCTTCGTGTAGGGGATGCATTAGAGCAACTGTCTCAGATGAAACAAGAGGGCGTTGAACCCTTCGACTTTATTTTTATAGATGCCGATAAACCGAATAATCCTAACTATTTAAAGTGGGCGCTGCAATTCTCCCAGCCCGGATCGGTGATCCTTGGAGATAATGTGATTCGTGAAGGTGAGGTCATTAATGAGAATAGCGAAGACGCTCGTGTAGTAGGCGTACGGGAATTCTATGATCTGTTGGCTGAAGAGTCTAGAATTTCGGCTACTGCCATTCAGACGGTGGGAAGCAAAGGTTATGATGGATTTGTGTTGGGGGTTGTGAATAGCTGA
- a CDS encoding FtsX-like permease family protein, which produces MSINVLMIRNLRKNIRNYYLYVFALVFSVALYFAFVTLQYDPSMDELESSIKGGAAIMAASILLVVIVSIFLLYANTIFIKRRGKEIGLFQLIGMTKNKIFRILSAENFILYFGSLVLGILVGFSISKLILMILFKIMGVDAIASLHFSIEALIQTLIVFCVIYLLIMLMNYGFIKRQSILSLFRVTSTTEGTVKKLSFFEMIIGIVGIGLILLGYVLSSKLLTEDVTSMNQLAISMITILGSVIIGTYLFYKGSVSFIFHIIRKRKNGYLNIREVLSLSSIMFRMKSNAVLLTIITTVSALALGLLSLSYISFYSAEKTSKQYVPTDFVFTNAQEAEQFTKILTANDLVFTERRTQVLQVDVDVEEILVKKPDGDNMFSNIMTLAVISENALEDVDLTPDKAYFTKSSSTLDNFVTMKDKGAIELKGLHEVFPQDYKRLDIESPISGYYTGGGLPVAVVDESIFKRLKKDLDPALQRGSSLNIGIDMKVRASVEQANELFKTLKFDENNKQDSQLESIKGQKQNMGLIMFIVAFLGLTFLITSGCILYFKQMDESENEKPNYTILRKLGFTQGDLLRGIQMKQLFNFGIPLVIGLLHSYFAVKSGWFLFGTELWTPMILVMLLYTALYSIFAILSVFYYKKVIKEAL; this is translated from the coding sequence ATGAGCATTAATGTATTAATGATTCGAAATCTGCGAAAAAACATTCGAAATTACTACCTATACGTGTTTGCGCTAGTTTTTAGTGTGGCCTTATATTTCGCCTTTGTCACCTTGCAATATGATCCCTCGATGGATGAGCTGGAAAGCTCTATCAAAGGGGGCGCAGCAATCATGGCTGCCTCGATTTTACTAGTCGTAATTGTCTCTATTTTCCTGTTATATGCTAATACGATCTTCATCAAACGACGCGGTAAAGAAATTGGCTTATTTCAGTTAATTGGAATGACCAAAAATAAAATCTTCCGCATTCTTTCGGCAGAGAACTTTATTCTGTATTTCGGTTCCTTGGTCCTGGGGATATTGGTTGGCTTTTCTATCTCAAAATTAATCCTCATGATCTTATTTAAGATAATGGGGGTCGATGCTATAGCCTCCCTTCATTTCTCTATCGAAGCTTTGATTCAGACGTTAATCGTATTCTGTGTGATTTATCTTTTGATCATGCTGATGAATTATGGATTTATTAAAAGACAAAGTATTTTATCCTTGTTCCGGGTGACCTCAACAACAGAAGGTACAGTGAAAAAGTTATCCTTCTTTGAAATGATCATAGGGATTGTCGGAATTGGCCTAATCCTACTGGGCTATGTGCTCTCCTCTAAATTACTTACCGAAGACGTAACCTCAATGAATCAATTGGCTATATCCATGATTACTATTTTGGGATCCGTCATTATTGGGACCTATCTATTTTATAAAGGCTCGGTAAGTTTTATTTTTCATATCATTCGTAAGCGGAAAAACGGCTATCTGAACATTAGAGAGGTTCTATCTCTTTCCTCCATTATGTTTCGCATGAAATCCAATGCAGTATTATTAACCATCATTACAACGGTATCGGCACTAGCCCTGGGTTTATTATCCCTTAGCTACATTTCCTTTTACTCTGCCGAGAAAACTTCCAAGCAATATGTCCCAACGGATTTTGTATTCACGAATGCCCAAGAGGCTGAACAATTTACAAAGATCCTAACGGCAAATGATTTAGTATTTACAGAAAGAAGGACCCAAGTCCTTCAGGTCGATGTAGATGTTGAAGAGATTCTTGTTAAAAAACCGGACGGAGACAATATGTTTTCAAATATTATGACCCTGGCGGTCATAAGTGAAAATGCACTTGAAGACGTTGATCTAACTCCAGATAAAGCTTATTTCACGAAATCAAGCAGTACATTGGATAATTTTGTTACTATGAAAGATAAAGGTGCGATTGAACTCAAAGGGTTACATGAGGTTTTTCCGCAGGATTATAAAAGATTAGATATCGAAAGTCCCATTTCAGGGTATTACACAGGTGGTGGCTTACCGGTTGCGGTTGTAGACGAATCGATCTTTAAGCGCTTAAAGAAGGATTTAGATCCTGCCCTTCAAAGAGGATCCTCCCTTAATATCGGGATTGATATGAAAGTCCGGGCCAGCGTTGAACAGGCAAATGAACTTTTCAAGACCTTAAAATTTGATGAGAATAACAAACAAGACTCTCAATTAGAGTCGATAAAAGGTCAAAAACAAAATATGGGACTCATTATGTTTATCGTTGCTTTTCTGGGGTTAACCTTCTTGATTACCTCCGGATGTATTCTATACTTTAAACAAATGGATGAAAGTGAAAATGAAAAACCTAACTACACCATTCTGAGAAAGCTTGGATTCACGCAAGGTGATCTGCTCAGAGGTATACAGATGAAACAATTGTTCAACTTCGGTATTCCATTAGTCATAGGTCTGCTTCACAGCTACTTCGCCGTTAAATCCGGCTGGTTCTTATTCGGTACAGAGCTTTGGACACCGATGATTCTGGTGATGCTGTTATACACTGCTTTGTATTCGATCTTTGCAATATTGTCCGTCTTCTATTACAAAAAGGTGATTAAAGAGGCGCTTTAA
- a CDS encoding ABC transporter ATP-binding protein, with protein MAILEATKIHKSYGNKLNKQSVLSGLDIRIEEGEFVGIMGPSGSGKTTLLNVLSSIDKISNGSITIEGNEISNMKEKQLAEFRKNHLGFIFQEYNLLDTLTVKENILLPLSITNTPKKAANQKFESLAKELGILELKNKYPNEISGGQKQRTSAARAFIHDPSIIFADEPTGALDSKSASDLLNKLSELNQKRKATIVMVTHDPVAASYCSRVIFIKDGKIYTQLNKGEQSRQVFFNDIIKTQGVLGGVQNEH; from the coding sequence ATGGCAATTCTAGAAGCTACTAAAATTCATAAAAGCTATGGCAATAAATTAAACAAACAATCCGTGTTAAGCGGACTCGATATTCGTATAGAAGAAGGCGAATTCGTTGGCATCATGGGGCCTTCCGGTTCAGGTAAAACAACCCTACTCAACGTACTCTCGTCGATCGACAAAATCAGCAACGGATCTATTACCATTGAGGGCAATGAAATCTCCAATATGAAAGAGAAGCAGCTCGCGGAATTTCGCAAAAATCATTTAGGTTTTATTTTTCAAGAATATAATCTCTTGGACACACTGACGGTAAAGGAGAATATCCTGCTGCCACTATCCATTACCAATACACCCAAGAAAGCCGCCAATCAGAAATTCGAAAGTCTCGCAAAGGAATTGGGGATTTTGGAATTAAAAAATAAGTACCCCAATGAAATCTCTGGCGGTCAAAAACAACGTACCTCAGCAGCTCGTGCCTTCATTCATGATCCAAGTATTATTTTTGCTGATGAGCCTACCGGGGCGCTGGATTCTAAATCCGCTTCTGATTTATTAAATAAGCTAAGTGAACTCAATCAAAAACGAAAAGCAACCATCGTTATGGTTACACATGATCCAGTGGCTGCCAGTTATTGCAGTAGAGTTATTTTTATAAAAGATGGAAAAATCTATACGCAGCTAAATAAAGGAGAACAATCAAGACAAGTTTTCTTCAACGACATTATAAAAACACAGGGTGTATTAGGCGGTGTGCAGAATGAGCATTAA
- a CDS encoding sensor histidine kinase, with the protein MIKKYLLERLGWILLFLFVHLFMLFITFMDPTIPLSSVLYLVSLSMIFFVIFLVIRYPKETRFYKSLNERDDDLDLTSIALAESPFEKIIEESITNQVKLLKRTASDNLMNLEQEKDELLSWIHEVKTPLTAMHLMIERIEDDVMKRHLTYEWLRIHLLLDQQLHQRRIPFIENDLYMEQIDIETLIFSEIKTLQSWCIQKGIGFELHLEAAEVLSDAKWLAFILRQLLTNAVKYSEASDITVNSYQQAEHIVLEVKDSGRGIDPKDLPRIFDRGFTSTTVHRDNAATGMGLYLAQKAAQSLLISIGVQSKLGAGSTFTLTFPLKNEFVKISSM; encoded by the coding sequence ATGATAAAAAAGTACCTGCTCGAAAGACTCGGTTGGATTCTGCTCTTTCTCTTTGTACATCTATTTATGCTCTTTATCACCTTTATGGACCCGACCATCCCCCTGTCTTCAGTGCTCTATCTGGTCTCTTTATCAATGATTTTTTTCGTAATTTTTCTAGTCATTCGCTATCCTAAGGAAACCAGATTTTATAAAAGCTTAAATGAGCGGGACGATGATCTCGATCTGACAAGTATCGCTCTTGCCGAAAGTCCTTTTGAGAAAATCATCGAAGAGAGCATCACCAACCAAGTGAAACTGTTAAAGAGGACTGCTTCAGACAATCTAATGAACTTGGAGCAAGAGAAGGATGAGCTGTTATCCTGGATTCATGAAGTAAAGACTCCACTGACCGCAATGCATCTAATGATTGAACGTATAGAAGATGATGTTATGAAGAGGCACTTGACCTATGAGTGGCTGCGTATTCATCTGCTGCTGGATCAGCAGCTCCACCAAAGACGGATACCCTTTATTGAAAACGATCTGTATATGGAGCAAATCGATATAGAAACGCTTATTTTTAGTGAGATTAAGACGTTACAGTCTTGGTGTATTCAGAAGGGAATCGGCTTTGAGTTGCACTTAGAAGCTGCTGAAGTGCTTAGTGATGCTAAATGGCTGGCTTTTATCCTCAGACAACTACTAACCAACGCCGTAAAATATAGTGAAGCTTCTGATATTACAGTGAATAGCTACCAGCAAGCTGAACATATCGTTCTTGAGGTGAAGGATTCCGGGCGCGGGATAGATCCGAAGGACCTGCCGCGCATCTTCGATAGAGGGTTTACTTCCACTACTGTACATCGCGACAATGCAGCCACAGGCATGGGCTTATATTTAGCTCAGAAAGCAGCTCAATCCTTACTCATCAGCATCGGAGTTCAATCCAAGCTTGGAGCGGGATCAACATTTACTCTAACCTTCCCACTCAAAAATGAATTCGTTAAAATCTCAAGCATGTGA
- a CDS encoding response regulator transcription factor yields MFKLLLIEDDTTLFNEIKERLTQWSYDVYGIQDFNNVTQEFTEIKPDLVIIDIQLPKFDGFHWCRMIRSHSNLPIIFLSSRDHPTDMVMSMQLGADDYIQKPFHFDVLIAKVQAILRRVYNYNSDNIELKTWCGATVDYERNSVTNDTGSIELTKNEIFILKLLIEKKNKIVTREELINSLWDDKRFISDNTLTVNVNRLRKKLDELELGAFIETKVGQGYVAIEEDCV; encoded by the coding sequence TTGTTCAAGCTTTTATTAATCGAAGATGATACAACGCTGTTTAATGAGATCAAAGAGCGGCTTACGCAGTGGTCTTATGATGTATATGGCATTCAAGATTTCAACAATGTTACACAGGAATTCACGGAAATCAAACCTGATTTAGTGATAATTGATATCCAATTACCCAAATTCGATGGATTTCATTGGTGCAGAATGATTCGCTCTCACTCTAACCTGCCGATTATCTTCTTATCCTCCCGGGATCATCCGACAGATATGGTGATGTCCATGCAGCTGGGAGCCGATGATTATATCCAAAAGCCCTTCCATTTCGATGTACTCATTGCCAAGGTGCAAGCCATTCTCCGACGTGTGTACAATTACAATTCGGATAACATTGAACTCAAAACGTGGTGCGGAGCTACCGTCGATTATGAGCGGAATTCAGTGACCAACGACACGGGATCGATTGAGCTTACCAAAAATGAGATTTTCATATTGAAATTACTCATTGAGAAAAAGAATAAAATTGTCACCCGCGAGGAATTAATTAATAGCTTATGGGACGATAAGCGCTTTATTAGTGATAACACCCTCACCGTCAACGTAAATCGGCTGCGCAAAAAGCTGGACGAGCTTGAATTAGGGGCGTTTATTGAGACGAAGGTTGGACAAGGGTACGTAGCCATTGAAGAGGATTGTGTATGA
- a CDS encoding TetR/AcrR family transcriptional regulator: MINKRKEQVIQKAHELFIEKGYHATSIQDILNHSRISKGSFYNYFPSKGDLFKAVFTSIHDQLEEGRNGLLIGQDPSDIDIFAKQVQLVMKINKKNKLLQLVEDALVSNDPDLITFIKKTKFTLLTWVHERFLHIFSEDKKPYLLDGAIIFTGILQHMLQINSAMNEVITSQQIINYCTTLIQTIVEDVSEKGIQLISPDHVGKLLPVAEYTDFFNNDLSFATVSLKKIIDKSFAADDPNLSNALKLLYFIQEEIMNNKEPREFLIESALLSLKMCPQFNETKEFAHYQTVLSAML, encoded by the coding sequence ATGATAAATAAACGGAAAGAGCAAGTGATTCAAAAAGCACATGAATTATTTATTGAAAAAGGCTACCACGCCACATCCATACAGGACATTCTGAATCACAGCCGGATCTCCAAAGGATCTTTTTATAATTATTTCCCTTCCAAAGGGGATCTCTTTAAAGCTGTATTCACCTCTATTCATGACCAGCTGGAAGAAGGCAGAAATGGCCTGCTCATTGGCCAGGACCCCTCTGACATTGATATATTCGCTAAACAAGTTCAACTGGTTATGAAAATCAATAAGAAAAATAAATTGTTGCAGCTGGTTGAAGATGCCCTGGTCTCCAATGATCCGGACTTAATTACGTTCATCAAAAAAACTAAATTCACCTTATTAACCTGGGTGCATGAACGTTTCCTGCATATATTTTCTGAAGATAAGAAGCCCTATCTACTGGATGGAGCCATCATTTTCACAGGCATCTTGCAACATATGCTGCAAATTAACAGTGCCATGAATGAAGTCATTACCTCTCAACAAATCATTAATTATTGCACTACTCTTATCCAGACGATTGTTGAGGATGTAAGCGAAAAGGGAATCCAACTTATCTCCCCCGATCATGTAGGGAAACTATTGCCTGTTGCTGAATACACTGATTTTTTTAATAATGATTTATCGTTTGCGACCGTGAGCTTAAAAAAAATCATAGATAAATCATTCGCCGCTGATGATCCTAACCTGTCCAATGCACTAAAGCTGTTATATTTTATCCAAGAAGAGATCATGAACAACAAGGAACCAAGAGAGTTCTTAATCGAAAGCGCCCTGCTCTCCTTGAAAATGTGCCCTCAATTTAATGAAACGAAGGAATTTGCGCATTATCAGACAGTGTTATCTGCAATGCTCTAA
- a CDS encoding DHA2 family efflux MFS transporter permease subunit, with protein sequence MKTKESKASYGILAILMIGAFVALLSNTLLNIALPSIMKDFDVSASTVQWLSTGYMLVNGIMIPSTAFLIQKYTARRLFLIAIGLFAIGTFIGGFAPSFPVLLIARMVQASGAAIMMPLLMNVLFTTFPPEKRGSAMGMFGLVMIFAPAIGPTLSGWIIQHYEWPVLFFMIAPIAVLVFILAFFKLHDPKKDVAIKIDILSVVLSAIGFGGLLYGFSSAGNKGWDDPMVYSTLSIGVIGLVIFIMRQMRMKEPMLNFRVYKYPMFALSSAISITLNMAMFSAMMLMPIYLQNIRGISPLDSGLLMLPGALIMGVMSPITGKLFDKFGGKVLALMGLAIVVISTYFFSDLTETTKYSTLMILYSVRMFGISMVMMPVMTNGLNSIPAKYIPHGTAMNSTIQQVSGAIGGALLVTIMSNSTTSHVKDMVAEAVSKLTAKPSAEQLLGIQNQVIAKATIEGINDAFLVSVGVAIIAFILAFFIKRGIQPKDTETVEEKVAVKQVSSARSM encoded by the coding sequence ATGAAAACGAAAGAAAGTAAAGCGTCCTATGGGATTTTGGCAATCCTTATGATTGGTGCATTTGTTGCTTTACTAAGTAATACACTACTCAATATAGCTTTACCATCGATTATGAAGGATTTTGATGTCAGTGCCTCAACGGTACAGTGGCTATCGACGGGTTATATGCTAGTGAACGGGATCATGATTCCTTCAACGGCCTTTTTAATTCAAAAGTATACAGCGAGACGATTATTCTTAATCGCCATTGGATTATTTGCAATAGGGACCTTTATTGGAGGCTTTGCTCCAAGTTTCCCTGTATTATTGATTGCGAGAATGGTCCAAGCCTCAGGGGCCGCAATTATGATGCCATTATTAATGAATGTATTGTTTACCACATTTCCACCTGAAAAACGCGGCTCGGCCATGGGGATGTTTGGTTTGGTTATGATTTTTGCACCAGCCATTGGTCCTACACTGTCAGGATGGATTATTCAGCATTATGAATGGCCTGTGCTGTTCTTTATGATTGCACCTATCGCCGTATTGGTGTTCATTCTTGCCTTCTTCAAACTGCATGATCCTAAAAAAGATGTGGCTATTAAAATCGATATTCTATCTGTAGTTCTATCAGCGATTGGGTTCGGGGGTCTTCTATACGGCTTCAGTTCCGCTGGGAATAAAGGATGGGATGATCCAATGGTCTACTCCACCCTTTCTATCGGGGTAATTGGTTTAGTGATATTCATAATGCGCCAGATGAGAATGAAGGAGCCTATGCTTAACTTCAGAGTGTACAAATATCCGATGTTCGCTTTATCCTCAGCGATTTCGATTACACTGAATATGGCGATGTTCTCAGCGATGATGTTAATGCCGATTTACCTGCAAAATATTAGAGGCATTTCACCTCTGGATTCGGGACTCCTAATGTTGCCTGGTGCGTTGATTATGGGGGTTATGTCTCCAATCACAGGTAAATTGTTCGATAAATTCGGCGGCAAAGTCTTGGCGTTAATGGGTCTGGCTATCGTAGTGATCAGTACGTATTTCTTTAGTGATCTAACTGAAACAACGAAATATTCGACACTTATGATTTTGTATTCTGTGAGAATGTTCGGGATTTCAATGGTTATGATGCCTGTGATGACCAATGGTCTGAACTCCATCCCGGCTAAATATATACCGCATGGTACAGCCATGAACAGTACGATTCAGCAAGTCTCCGGAGCGATTGGCGGGGCGCTGCTTGTAACGATTATGTCTAACAGTACCACTTCACATGTCAAAGATATGGTAGCAGAAGCTGTGAGTAAATTAACGGCTAAACCTTCTGCAGAGCAATTGCTTGGTATTCAAAACCAAGTCATCGCAAAAGCAACGATCGAAGGAATTAACGATGCGTTCTTAGTGTCAGTAGGCGTAGCCATCATTGCCTTTATCCTAGCTTTCTTCATAAAAAGAGGGATACAGCCTAAGGATACAGAAACAGTCGAAGAAAAAGTGGCTGTTAAACAAGTTTCATCCGCTAGATCGATGTAA
- a CDS encoding YncE family protein, giving the protein MAQPKVIATVRSAGPIGDIKVNVVTNRVYFVNPDTEAGTIGVLEGRTNRIIARIPVGRLPSQLGINPQTNRIYVPNFRDENVSVINGRTNQVIKTVKVGRFPDNIGVNVLTNLIYVTSAFGTLFVIDGKTNQVRKKIEIGGRPSRIVINELTNRVYVTNTANDSVTVINGTTQAIIATIKVGSNPVIAPALNKITNRIYVANNLSRFLSVINGRTNKLLRNVQLGRLQSEVVINPLTNRIFVSSAQVEGKGKLFVINGNNNKIITTKVLPTSSNITINPNTNHLFVGNFDKNHMSVYNATTFKRLARFPSVSGSTVLNPLTNRIYVGGNDSITVIQDGPRLTQSSIFN; this is encoded by the coding sequence ATGGCGCAGCCAAAAGTGATTGCTACAGTCCGCTCTGCCGGACCGATCGGAGATATAAAAGTAAATGTCGTCACGAATCGAGTATACTTTGTAAACCCAGACACCGAGGCTGGAACTATCGGGGTATTGGAGGGCAGAACTAATCGCATTATCGCTCGGATCCCTGTAGGAAGACTGCCGTCTCAGCTCGGAATCAACCCCCAAACCAACCGGATTTATGTACCTAACTTCCGTGACGAAAATGTCTCTGTCATAAACGGGCGGACAAACCAGGTAATCAAAACTGTCAAAGTAGGCCGATTCCCAGACAATATCGGAGTGAATGTTCTAACCAATCTGATTTATGTAACTAGCGCATTCGGAACCCTATTCGTCATAGACGGGAAAACAAATCAGGTCCGCAAAAAGATTGAAATCGGTGGACGCCCTTCCAGAATCGTTATCAATGAGCTTACAAACCGTGTCTATGTGACCAATACAGCAAATGATAGCGTCACCGTCATTAACGGAACTACACAGGCTATCATTGCGACAATAAAAGTCGGAAGTAACCCCGTGATAGCGCCAGCACTTAATAAAATTACCAATCGTATTTATGTCGCTAATAACTTAAGCCGGTTTCTTTCTGTGATCAATGGCCGAACCAACAAATTGTTGCGTAATGTACAGCTGGGACGTCTGCAAAGCGAGGTCGTTATAAATCCCCTGACGAACCGTATTTTTGTTTCAAGTGCACAAGTTGAAGGTAAAGGAAAGCTATTCGTCATCAATGGAAATAACAACAAAATCATTACAACAAAGGTTCTTCCTACTTCCTCCAACATAACCATTAATCCGAATACAAATCATTTATTTGTTGGTAATTTCGATAAAAATCATATGTCCGTTTATAACGCCACCACGTTTAAACGGCTCGCAAGATTCCCCTCTGTATCAGGCAGTACTGTGCTAAACCCGCTCACAAATAGAATTTATGTAGGTGGAAACGACTCCATAACGGTCATTCAGGATGGACCAAGACTCACTCAGAGCTCTATTTTTAATTAA